A portion of the Blattabacterium clevelandi genome contains these proteins:
- the lepB gene encoding signal peptidase I, whose amino-acid sequence MFQYFLFSSIFLCFEHFIHVLGTWRLYKKLGIDYYKLIIPIYNIILLLKIYRRSIWWLFLLLIPLTSIFLFGILWIDLLKNFGKNSPKNIILFFLTLGGYIFYINYSKNIELSKITKSKGDTKYNILFAMIFSFLTHTYIIQPFAIPTSSMEGTLLVGDFILVSKIHYGLRMPITPISIPFTHNTIFGKLKSYISIFKWPYLRFDPIQPIRRNDIVVFNFPKDSNHKVIDRKENYIKRCVGLPGDIIYIHNGDLFVNYQKEKSYKKNILEKQHIYLIKTKNIPLNIEFIKENMNIEEVEMILEKNDEYFYQIMLTEKKEIQIKNLFDNIIFIKKYILPISFQEDSIFPNNFGWNRDFFGPLLIPKKGDLIKLNSNNINIYYDIIVSEGNHIEKKYSYFFINHKKNNFYKIKKNYYFMMGDNRHNSSDSRYWGFLPEDHIVGKPIFIWMSIDWNRENPFNFFHWKFRWNRTMITIDGQNSYLSFFFIFSFIYFSYLLFYFLKNS is encoded by the coding sequence ATGTTCCAATATTTTCTTTTCAGTAGTATTTTTTTATGTTTTGAACATTTTATTCATGTTTTAGGAACATGGAGACTTTATAAAAAATTAGGAATAGATTATTATAAATTAATTATACCTATCTACAATATTATTCTTCTTTTAAAAATTTATAGAAGATCTATTTGGTGGTTATTTCTATTATTGATTCCATTAACAAGTATTTTTTTATTTGGAATTTTATGGATAGACTTACTTAAAAATTTTGGAAAAAATTCCCCAAAAAATATTATTTTATTTTTTTTAACTCTAGGAGGATATATATTTTACATAAATTACTCTAAGAATATTGAACTATCAAAAATAACAAAATCAAAAGGTGATACAAAATACAATATTTTATTTGCTATGATCTTTTCTTTCCTTACACATACTTATATAATTCAACCTTTTGCAATACCTACTTCTTCTATGGAAGGGACTTTACTTGTAGGTGATTTTATATTAGTAAGTAAAATTCATTATGGATTACGTATGCCAATTACCCCAATATCTATTCCATTTACTCATAATACTATTTTTGGAAAATTAAAATCTTATATTTCTATTTTTAAATGGCCTTATTTACGTTTTGATCCTATACAACCCATTCGAAGAAACGATATTGTTGTTTTCAATTTTCCTAAAGATTCCAATCATAAAGTTATAGATAGAAAAGAAAATTATATTAAACGTTGTGTGGGCTTACCAGGTGATATAATTTATATTCATAATGGAGATTTATTTGTAAACTATCAAAAAGAAAAATCTTATAAAAAAAATATTTTAGAAAAACAACATATTTACCTTATTAAAACAAAAAATATACCATTAAATATAGAATTTATTAAAGAAAATATGAATATTGAAGAGGTTGAAATGATATTAGAAAAAAATGACGAATATTTTTATCAAATAATGTTGACAGAAAAAAAAGAAATTCAGATTAAAAATCTATTTGATAACATCATTTTTATCAAAAAATATATTTTACCAATTTCTTTTCAAGAAGATTCGATATTTCCAAATAATTTTGGTTGGAATAGAGATTTTTTTGGTCCATTATTGATTCCAAAAAAAGGAGATTTAATTAAATTAAATTCAAATAATATTAACATTTATTATGATATTATTGTTTCTGAAGGAAATCATATTGAAAAAAAATATTCTTATTTTTTCATTAATCATAAAAAAAATAATTTTTATAAAATAAAAAAAAATTATTATTTCATGATGGGGGATAACAGACATAATTCTTCAGATTCTCGTTATTGGGGATTTTTACCAGAAGATCATATCGTAGGAAAACCTATATTTATATGGATGAGTATTGACTGGAATAGAGAAAATCCTTTCAATTTTTTTCATTGGAAATTTCGTTGGAATCGTACTATGATTACTATAGATGGACAAAATTCTTATTTATCCTTTTTTTTTATATTTTCATTTATATATTTTTCCTATCTTTTATTTTATTTTTTAAAAAATAGTTGA